Proteins encoded in a region of the Flavobacterium sp. MDT1-60 genome:
- a CDS encoding S8 family serine peptidase: MKYCFTFLLLFVFSAMFSQEDAWVYFKDKPSSQLLLDKPLDMLTQRSLDRRTNQNILLNTTDVPVEKSYVSQIKASSGITILAKSKWLNALHIRGTQTTILALKSFSFVDKVVFANRTLIATSKKVSDNKETQTNDKLKTNIDYAYGSSLSQIQMLNGQALHKQNYTGAGKIIAVLDAGFPGVNTAQPFQNLQTKNQILGGYDFVNRNTNFYTGDDHGTLVLSTMGGYKENALIGTAPDAAYYLFITENDASENPVEESLWVEAAEKADSLGVDIITTSLGYFTGFTNPNYNHTYSDMNGSTNFISRGAEIAFSKGIIVVASAGNEGRDAEPHIGGPADAVSVITVGSVDSSKLKSNFSSIGPSFDGRIKPDVMAQGTATVVSDASGTIGTSNGTSFSCPVMAGMIACLWQAFPTKTNKEIRQMLLEISDRYANPNNDYGYGIPNFGSTLGVENFQVSSDFSIFPNPAKTFVSFSFSNENYNASVSIYSVLGQKLIEKQITNQNPILSVEALNSGLYFYTFDTEGLHKTGKIIKQ, encoded by the coding sequence ATGAAATACTGTTTCACGTTTCTTTTATTATTTGTTTTTTCTGCGATGTTTTCGCAAGAAGATGCCTGGGTTTATTTTAAAGATAAACCGAGCTCACAACTACTTTTAGATAAACCTTTAGATATGCTTACGCAGCGTTCTTTAGACCGAAGAACGAATCAAAATATTCTTTTAAATACCACTGATGTTCCTGTAGAAAAAAGCTATGTTAGTCAAATAAAAGCGAGTTCAGGAATTACCATCTTGGCAAAGTCAAAATGGCTTAATGCGCTTCATATCCGTGGAACTCAAACTACTATTTTGGCACTTAAATCATTTTCATTTGTTGACAAAGTTGTTTTTGCGAATAGAACTTTAATTGCTACTTCTAAAAAAGTTTCGGACAATAAGGAGACTCAAACAAACGACAAGCTTAAAACGAATATTGACTATGCTTACGGAAGTTCGTTAAGTCAAATTCAAATGCTTAACGGGCAGGCTTTACATAAGCAGAATTATACTGGCGCCGGAAAAATAATTGCTGTTTTAGATGCTGGCTTCCCAGGCGTAAACACAGCGCAGCCTTTTCAAAATTTACAGACTAAAAATCAGATTTTGGGAGGTTATGATTTTGTTAACCGAAATACTAATTTTTATACGGGAGATGATCACGGAACTTTAGTGCTGTCGACTATGGGAGGTTATAAAGAGAATGCCTTAATAGGGACAGCTCCAGATGCTGCCTATTATTTGTTTATAACTGAAAATGATGCTTCTGAAAATCCGGTTGAAGAGTCATTATGGGTTGAAGCTGCAGAAAAAGCCGATAGTTTGGGCGTTGATATTATTACAACTTCTTTAGGTTATTTTACTGGATTTACGAACCCAAACTATAACCATACTTATAGTGATATGAACGGAAGTACCAATTTTATTTCTCGAGGTGCAGAAATCGCTTTTAGTAAAGGAATAATTGTGGTGGCTTCGGCAGGAAATGAAGGCAGAGATGCTGAACCTCATATTGGAGGGCCGGCCGATGCTGTTTCCGTTATTACAGTTGGTTCTGTTGACTCTTCAAAACTAAAATCTAATTTCAGTTCAATTGGCCCGAGTTTCGATGGTCGGATAAAACCGGATGTAATGGCGCAGGGAACTGCTACAGTAGTCTCCGATGCTTCAGGTACTATTGGAACTTCAAATGGAACTTCATTTTCATGTCCGGTAATGGCTGGAATGATTGCCTGTTTATGGCAGGCTTTTCCAACAAAAACAAATAAAGAAATTCGACAAATGCTTTTGGAAATTTCGGATCGATATGCAAATCCAAATAATGATTATGGATATGGAATTCCGAATTTTGGATCTACTTTAGGAGTTGAAAATTTTCAGGTTTCTTCTGATTTTTCAATATTCCCGAATCCAGCTAAAACTTTTGTTTCTTTTTCTTTTTCAAATGAAAATTATAATGCATCAGTTTCAATTTACTCCGTTTTGGGACAAAAATTAATCGAAAAACAAATTACAAATCAAAATCCAATTCTTTCTGTAGAAGCCTTAAATAGTGGACTCTATTTTTATACTTTTGATACCGAAGGTCTGCATAAAACAGGAAAGATAATCAAACAATAA
- a CDS encoding nitronate monooxygenase family protein — protein sequence MNKITKLFNIKYPIIQGGMIWNSGYKLASAVSNSGGLGLIGAGSMYPEVLREHIQKCKKATDKPFGVNIPMLYPNLEEIINIVVEEGVKIIFTSAGNPKIWTSFLKEKGITVVHVVSSSIFALKAQEAGVDAIVAEGFEAGGHNGRDETTTLTLIPMVKEKIQIPIIAAGGIATGRGMLAAMILGADGVQVGSRFAASVESSAHNNFKETIVKVKEGDTQLTLKELAPVRLVKNKFYQDVQELYEKCPSKEELIQMLGRARAKKGMFEGDLDEGELEIGQIAGLIHEILPVEQIIQQMMTEFEAAAKEKAKFEF from the coding sequence ATGAATAAAATCACCAAGCTTTTCAATATAAAATATCCAATAATTCAAGGCGGAATGATCTGGAATAGTGGTTATAAACTGGCTTCTGCAGTTAGTAATTCAGGTGGTTTAGGTCTTATAGGTGCCGGTTCCATGTATCCGGAAGTTTTACGCGAGCACATTCAGAAATGTAAAAAAGCGACGGATAAACCATTTGGTGTCAACATTCCGATGTTATATCCAAATCTTGAAGAAATCATAAATATTGTGGTAGAAGAGGGCGTGAAAATCATTTTTACTTCAGCCGGGAATCCTAAAATATGGACTTCTTTTCTTAAGGAAAAAGGAATAACAGTTGTTCATGTGGTAAGCAGCAGTATTTTTGCTTTAAAAGCGCAAGAGGCAGGAGTAGACGCTATTGTTGCAGAAGGTTTTGAGGCTGGTGGACACAACGGGCGTGACGAAACTACTACGCTTACTTTGATTCCGATGGTGAAAGAAAAAATTCAGATTCCGATTATCGCCGCTGGCGGAATTGCAACCGGAAGAGGAATGCTGGCTGCAATGATTTTGGGTGCTGATGGTGTGCAGGTTGGAAGTCGGTTTGCCGCATCAGTGGAATCGTCTGCACACAATAATTTCAAGGAAACGATAGTTAAAGTAAAAGAGGGCGATACGCAATTGACCTTAAAAGAGTTAGCTCCGGTTCGATTGGTAAAGAATAAATTCTATCAGGATGTTCAGGAATTGTATGAAAAATGCCCTTCAAAGGAAGAATTAATCCAGATGTTAGGCCGAGCCAGAGCCAAAAAAGGAATGTTTGAAGGTGACCTTGATGAAGGAGAACTTGAAATTGGACAAATTGCCGGACTCATTCACGAAATTTTGCCGGTTGAACAAATTATTCAACAAATGATGACTGAATTTGAAGCGGCAGCCAAAGAAAAGGCTAAATTTGAGTTTTAA
- a CDS encoding 1-acyl-sn-glycerol-3-phosphate acyltransferase, with product MGLFKRNPFGHILFIKKWLIRVLGAMTHRRYRGFNELQIEGSEIIKSLPDTNVLFISNHQTYFADVVAMFHVFNASLSGRQDTIKNIGYLWQPKMNLYYVAAKETMKAGLLPRIMAYAGAITVERTWRAKGVDVTEKRDVNPNDTENIRIALADGWVITFPQGTTKSFKPVRKGTAHIIKQHKPIVIPIVIDGFRRSFDKKGLRTKKKGILQSFIIKEPLDIDYENDTIEEIVEKVEYAIEQHPSFLKVIPAEVIKAEEELNEMRRWSYKAPENEN from the coding sequence ATGGGATTGTTTAAACGAAATCCTTTTGGACATATATTATTCATCAAGAAATGGTTAATCCGTGTTTTGGGTGCCATGACGCATAGAAGATATAGGGGTTTTAATGAATTACAGATCGAAGGATCTGAAATCATCAAATCTTTGCCAGATACAAACGTATTGTTTATATCAAATCACCAAACGTATTTTGCTGATGTTGTGGCTATGTTTCACGTCTTTAACGCAAGTTTGAGCGGGCGTCAGGATACGATTAAAAATATCGGTTATTTATGGCAACCGAAGATGAACTTGTATTATGTTGCTGCCAAAGAAACAATGAAAGCCGGTTTATTACCACGAATTATGGCTTATGCGGGTGCTATTACAGTTGAAAGAACCTGGCGCGCTAAAGGTGTTGACGTGACTGAAAAAAGAGACGTAAATCCAAATGATACTGAGAATATCAGAATTGCCCTTGCAGATGGTTGGGTAATTACGTTTCCGCAAGGAACTACCAAATCATTCAAACCAGTTCGTAAAGGAACTGCACATATTATTAAGCAGCACAAACCTATTGTTATTCCGATTGTTATTGACGGTTTCCGTCGCTCATTTGATAAAAAGGGATTGCGAACCAAGAAAAAAGGAATTCTGCAATCGTTCATTATCAAAGAACCTCTTGATATTGATTATGAAAACGATACAATTGAAGAAATTGTAGAAAAAGTAGAATACGCAATTGAACAACATCCATCATTTTTAAAAGTTATTCCAGCCGAAGTAATTAAGGCGGAGGAAGAGCTTAACGAAATGAGAAGATGGAGTTATAAGGCCCCGGAAAATGAAAATTAG
- a CDS encoding DUF4268 domain-containing protein — protein sequence MYSREESQKIKREFWVAFAEKYPRKWVLYDTKIKDFSFKFFVDNKKAQVLIDIEHRSDEKRNAYFEKIEALKNILEEEFVSDLVYEKNYTLESGKTISRIWVEKEGVGFSNRNNWDAIFDFFNEKMHALEMFYLEYDEFIKDIE from the coding sequence ATGTACAGCAGAGAAGAATCACAAAAGATAAAAAGAGAATTTTGGGTGGCTTTCGCCGAAAAATATCCACGCAAATGGGTTCTTTATGACACTAAAATAAAAGACTTTTCTTTTAAATTTTTTGTTGATAATAAAAAAGCACAGGTTTTAATTGATATCGAACACAGAAGTGATGAAAAACGAAATGCTTACTTCGAAAAAATAGAAGCTTTAAAAAATATTCTGGAAGAAGAATTTGTTTCTGATTTGGTTTACGAGAAAAACTATACTTTAGAAAGTGGTAAAACCATTAGCCGAATTTGGGTTGAAAAAGAAGGAGTTGGTTTTAGTAATCGTAATAATTGGGATGCTATTTTTGATTTTTTTAATGAGAAAATGCACGCTCTTGAAATGTTTTATTTGGAGTATGATGAGTTTATTAAGGATATTGAGTAA
- a CDS encoding CoA pyrophosphatase, which yields MDFQDFLQYVPNLIPVELPANLAHLKMAPKGRLEELRNVDLKTKNPRIAAVMMLLYPKNDETHLVLIVRNAYNGVHSSQIAFPGGKYEISDVNFEETALRETEEEVGVSLEKIEIIKKFTPVYIPPSNFLVHPFLGIAKEELSFYPDLREVADIIELPLSVFLDDEIIMETTLSTSYAVDILVPAFNIQNHIVWGATAMILSELREVLKITFAENL from the coding sequence ATGGATTTTCAAGATTTTTTGCAATATGTTCCTAATTTAATTCCAGTTGAATTACCGGCAAATTTAGCCCATCTAAAAATGGCTCCAAAAGGTCGCCTTGAAGAACTTAGAAATGTTGATTTAAAAACAAAAAATCCAAGAATTGCTGCCGTAATGATGTTGCTTTATCCTAAAAATGATGAAACACATTTGGTTTTAATTGTCAGAAACGCTTATAATGGTGTTCATTCCTCGCAAATTGCTTTTCCAGGAGGAAAATATGAAATTTCAGATGTCAATTTTGAAGAAACAGCTTTGCGCGAAACAGAAGAAGAAGTTGGTGTTTCATTGGAAAAAATTGAAATAATTAAGAAGTTTACACCAGTGTATATTCCGCCAAGTAATTTTTTAGTGCATCCTTTTTTAGGAATTGCAAAAGAAGAACTTTCATTTTATCCTGATCTCAGAGAAGTTGCTGATATAATTGAATTACCTTTATCTGTTTTTTTAGACGATGAAATAATTATGGAAACCACATTGTCAACTTCTTATGCGGTCGATATCCTGGTTCCTGCATTTAATATTCAAAATCATATTGTCTGGGGAGCGACGGCTATGATTTTGAGCGAACTGAGAGAAGTCTTAAAAATAACTTTTGCAGAAAATCTCTAA
- a CDS encoding T9SS type B sorting domain-containing protein, with amino-acid sequence MKIKNYTTLLLFFIVLSVSSQQWKQNFKIVEPVRIRDNSFGFSVVTFDGYAAYSADQVNIAGVENAGKIYIAKQDCDGWSIYQELILSDAINYCGFGTLVVMEGKTLAVVGCDPAIGLGGKAIYMYERDSDDLYKLKQKISRSENLIYDNYGTTLAISGDFMVVGAFYNSTDGNFVNYLENAGAAYIYHRNSNGVWDFVQKITASDRDRRDNFGNSISIFENTIVVGAVEEGINWAGAAYVFEKNNNSNTWREVQKLTAYDFRGLQDRFGSTVKISKDDIVIAAPGEDDYDSSQSGDGGGPLTFAGSIYIFRKNTNNQWSDFQKIRASDVSAAIGLGGKIEISNDKMAVGGGENVYDNTGALSKVFGRVYMFQKDNNNRWNEYQIVHPNIKNNSDMFGSSISMYKDDLLVGAVWAALDANEQNYIGYAGAVYIFNPYDYVNTQKPILNTIPVLTSCDDLGNGFSSGFDMSGIESDLVQNPSNFVFSYKDQLGNLLPSPLPANYANKYPFNEIISVRVGNKNNPSCYEETNIELSTKPGFSLNTIPDFNECDSDGTGYTTFNLSKINTLLVLDPLLYNFSYFDKNGNDISDKINEIYRNSTRNHEEIKVSVTNVNTLCTVNSMIHLNVSNNSLDCELNEDEDYVIPKFFTPNGDGYNDTWEITGLEYQNYSIHIFDRYGKLLKTLGKNGIWDGNYNQIPLPSSDYWFQLMLENGIIKKGHFSLKR; translated from the coding sequence ATGAAAATAAAAAACTACACTACACTTTTATTATTTTTTATTGTATTATCTGTTTCATCTCAACAATGGAAACAAAATTTTAAAATTGTTGAGCCTGTAAGGATTAGAGATAATAGCTTTGGATTTTCTGTAGTTACTTTTGATGGTTATGCTGCGTATTCAGCAGATCAAGTTAATATTGCAGGTGTAGAAAATGCAGGTAAAATATATATAGCGAAACAAGATTGCGATGGCTGGTCAATTTATCAAGAACTTATTCTTTCAGATGCTATAAATTATTGTGGTTTTGGAACTTTGGTAGTAATGGAAGGAAAAACGCTTGCTGTTGTAGGTTGTGATCCTGCAATAGGGCTTGGAGGAAAAGCAATATATATGTACGAAAGGGATTCGGATGATTTATATAAATTAAAGCAAAAAATAAGCAGATCTGAAAATTTAATTTATGACAATTATGGGACTACTCTGGCAATATCTGGAGATTTTATGGTTGTTGGTGCTTTTTATAATAGTACCGATGGTAATTTTGTTAATTATTTAGAGAATGCTGGTGCTGCGTATATTTATCATAGAAATAGCAATGGAGTTTGGGATTTTGTTCAAAAAATTACTGCAAGTGATAGAGATAGAAGAGATAATTTTGGAAATTCAATTTCTATTTTTGAAAACACTATTGTAGTAGGTGCCGTTGAAGAAGGAATTAATTGGGCGGGAGCGGCGTATGTTTTTGAAAAAAACAACAACTCAAATACTTGGAGGGAAGTTCAAAAATTAACGGCTTACGATTTTAGAGGATTACAGGATAGATTTGGTTCGACGGTTAAAATTTCTAAAGATGACATCGTGATTGCTGCTCCGGGAGAAGATGATTATGATTCATCTCAAAGTGGAGATGGAGGAGGACCATTGACGTTCGCAGGCTCAATTTATATTTTTAGAAAAAACACAAATAATCAATGGTCTGATTTTCAGAAGATAAGAGCTTCTGATGTTTCTGCTGCGATTGGTTTAGGTGGTAAGATAGAAATCTCTAATGATAAAATGGCAGTTGGAGGAGGTGAAAACGTATATGATAATACGGGAGCTTTGTCAAAAGTGTTTGGTCGCGTTTACATGTTTCAAAAAGACAATAATAATAGGTGGAATGAGTACCAGATTGTTCATCCAAATATAAAAAACAATAGTGATATGTTTGGAAGTTCGATTTCTATGTATAAAGATGATTTGCTTGTTGGGGCAGTTTGGGCAGCATTAGATGCAAATGAACAAAATTATATTGGTTATGCTGGAGCTGTATATATATTTAATCCTTATGATTATGTAAATACGCAAAAACCAATATTAAATACTATTCCAGTTTTAACATCTTGTGATGATTTAGGAAATGGTTTTTCTTCAGGTTTTGATATGTCAGGTATTGAGAGTGATTTAGTGCAAAATCCCAGTAATTTTGTCTTCTCGTATAAGGATCAGTTAGGTAATCTTCTTCCATCGCCTTTACCAGCTAATTATGCTAACAAATATCCTTTTAATGAAATAATTAGTGTTAGGGTTGGAAATAAAAATAACCCGAGTTGTTACGAAGAAACTAACATTGAATTAAGTACTAAACCCGGATTTAGTTTAAATACAATTCCGGATTTTAATGAATGTGATTCTGATGGTACGGGGTATACTACATTTAATTTATCTAAAATTAATACCCTTTTAGTCCTGGATCCATTACTTTATAATTTTTCATATTTTGATAAGAATGGAAATGATATTAGCGATAAAATAAATGAAATATATAGGAACTCAACTAGAAATCATGAAGAAATAAAGGTTAGCGTTACAAATGTTAATACGTTATGTACGGTTAATTCTATGATACATTTGAATGTTTCTAATAATAGTTTAGATTGTGAATTAAACGAAGATGAAGATTATGTTATCCCAAAGTTTTTCACTCCAAATGGAGATGGGTACAATGATACCTGGGAAATTACGGGATTAGAATACCAAAACTATAGTATTCATATTTTTGATAGATACGGTAAGCTTTTGAAAACTTTAGGAAAAAATGGCATTTGGGATGGAAATTATAATCAAATACCTTTACCTTCTTCAGATTACTGGTTTCAATTGATGTTAGAAAATGGGATCATAAAGAAAGGGCATTTCTCATTAAAGAGATAA